A stretch of Cyanobacterium sp. HL-69 DNA encodes these proteins:
- a CDS encoding Circadian input kinase A, producing MHKILLVEDNEMNRDMLSRRLKRKGYEIIIAVDGGEGIAKAISEKPDLILMDMSLPVMDGWTATEHLKQKEETKMTPIIALTAHAMAGDYERAMKAGCDDYDTKPIELPRLLSKIKAFLD from the coding sequence ATGCACAAAATTCTATTAGTTGAAGATAATGAAATGAATAGAGATATGCTTTCCCGTCGTCTTAAACGCAAAGGCTATGAGATTATTATTGCTGTAGATGGAGGAGAGGGAATCGCAAAAGCTATTTCAGAAAAACCAGACCTAATCCTCATGGATATGAGTTTGCCTGTTATGGACGGCTGGACAGCCACAGAGCATCTCAAGCAAAAAGAGGAAACGAAAATGACTCCCATCATTGCTCTGACTGCCCATGCCATGGCAGGAGACTATGAAAGAGCGATGAAAGCAGGGTGTGATGATTATGATACAAAACCCATTGAACTACCCCGTTTATTGAGTAAAATCAAGGCTTTTTTAGATTAA
- a CDS encoding Serine phosphatase RsbU, regulator of sigma subunit → MSKISKHIKEITELNPSIIASLRHDLRTPINAILGYSEMLLEDLSELEEEQEITLNQPIIKQLSIIQRNGKEILSIINQLLKQENQSFTKEDFSQKMSLLRANTDPLIAIIENSCELIKADENNNKEDLAKDLERIYKSSIRLKNFLIDLEKFEFIIPVENPDDISNIPVQEFVDTRHPKIVKIAKKQPITGHILAVDDNENNRELLYSQLTREGYAVSTAINGKQALEMIAQKEYDLILLDLLMPEIDGYQVLETLKQDPQKKYIPVIMISALDEMDNVIRCIEIGAEDYLPKPFNKVLLRARIKASLEKKNLRDREIQYLEKLNKELEKGREVQLNFLPSQPLKITNWEIATFFKPARQVAGDFYDTFTLPNGNSVLVLADVCDKGVGAALFMGLFRSLIRIFTHQHRLEGEARNILATHQPLETSWIGEDDDINLIHLNALQAVSITNNYIANNHGDLGMFATMFVGILNPENGLITYINGGHESLYVKDSQGKTKLLLKSTGPAVGMMPGMKFNFKQFYLEVGDTLFGNTDGVTDARTIDKEFFRTKRLEDLLDKPYESVEILVNTIKDTVIKHIGEADQFDDLTMLAVRRLA, encoded by the coding sequence ATGAGTAAAATATCTAAACATATTAAAGAAATTACTGAACTTAATCCTTCCATTATTGCTAGTCTTCGTCATGATTTAAGAACCCCTATTAATGCCATTTTAGGATATAGCGAAATGTTGCTCGAAGATTTGAGCGAATTAGAAGAAGAACAAGAGATCACTCTTAATCAACCAATAATAAAGCAACTAAGCATAATTCAAAGAAATGGAAAGGAAATTTTATCCATTATCAACCAACTATTAAAACAGGAAAATCAATCCTTTACAAAAGAAGATTTTTCTCAAAAAATGTCTCTACTTAGAGCAAATACAGATCCCTTAATTGCTATTATTGAAAACAGCTGTGAACTGATAAAAGCTGACGAAAACAACAATAAAGAAGACCTTGCCAAAGACTTAGAAAGGATCTATAAATCATCCATCCGTCTAAAAAACTTTTTAATTGACTTGGAAAAGTTTGAGTTTATTATTCCTGTGGAAAATCCTGATGACATCAGTAATATTCCAGTCCAAGAATTTGTAGACACCCGACACCCAAAAATAGTAAAGATAGCCAAAAAACAACCTATTACAGGGCATATTCTCGCCGTTGACGACAACGAAAACAACCGAGAATTACTATACAGTCAATTGACCAGAGAAGGTTATGCTGTTAGTACCGCCATAAACGGTAAACAAGCTCTAGAAATGATTGCCCAAAAAGAATATGACCTCATTCTACTTGATTTATTAATGCCCGAAATAGACGGTTATCAAGTCTTAGAAACCCTCAAACAAGATCCTCAAAAAAAATATATCCCCGTCATCATGATTTCCGCTCTAGATGAAATGGATAACGTCATCCGCTGCATTGAAATAGGTGCCGAAGACTATCTACCCAAACCCTTCAACAAAGTTTTATTACGTGCTAGGATAAAAGCATCCTTGGAGAAAAAGAACCTGCGCGATAGAGAAATTCAATACTTAGAGAAATTAAACAAAGAATTGGAGAAAGGTAGGGAAGTGCAACTTAACTTTTTACCCTCCCAACCTCTAAAAATAACCAACTGGGAGATAGCCACCTTCTTTAAACCAGCCCGGCAAGTAGCAGGAGATTTTTATGATACTTTTACCTTACCCAACGGTAATAGCGTTTTAGTTTTAGCTGATGTCTGCGATAAAGGAGTTGGGGCCGCTCTATTTATGGGACTTTTCCGTAGCTTAATTCGCATTTTTACCCATCAACATCGCCTCGAAGGAGAAGCAAGAAATATTTTAGCTACTCATCAACCCTTAGAAACATCATGGATAGGAGAAGACGATGATATTAACCTCATTCATCTTAACGCTCTTCAAGCCGTGAGTATTACTAATAACTATATTGCTAACAACCACGGAGACTTGGGAATGTTTGCTACCATGTTTGTAGGTATTTTGAATCCTGAAAATGGCTTAATAACCTATATTAATGGTGGTCATGAGTCCCTCTATGTTAAAGATAGTCAGGGTAAAACTAAACTACTACTAAAATCTACTGGCCCGGCAGTAGGGATGATGCCAGGAATGAAATTTAATTTTAAACAATTTTATTTAGAGGTTGGAGATACTCTTTTCGGTAATACTGATGGTGTAACCGATGCCCGTACCATTGATAAAGAATTCTTTCGCACTAAGAGACTAGAGGATTTGCTAGATAAACCCTATGAATCCGTGGAAATATTAGTCAATACCATTAAAGACACAGTCATTAAACATATAGGAGAAGCAGATCAATTTGATGACCTTACTATGTTAGCAGTACGTCGTCTAGCTTAA
- the mtaP gene encoding 5'-methylthioadenosine phosphorylase MtaP, with protein MEIVKIGIIGGSGLYKMEALEDVTEVSLETPFGKPSDNIIIGTLDGTRVAFLARHGTNHHLLPTELPFRANIHAMKQLGVDYIISASAVGSLQAEIKPLDFVIPDQFIDRTSQRTATFFGEGIVAHIGFGNPVCKKLGDTLAQAIKKLNFPDVDLHQGGTYVCMEGPAFSTIAESNLYRSWGASIIGMTNLTEAKLAREAEIAYATLALVTDYDCWNPDHDHVTVETVINNLHQNATNAQKIIRETVKLVTANPFESEAHSALKTSIFTPLDKAPEATKQKLLPILRKYL; from the coding sequence ATGGAAATAGTCAAAATTGGTATTATTGGCGGTAGTGGTTTATATAAAATGGAAGCTCTCGAAGACGTTACAGAAGTGAGTTTAGAGACTCCTTTTGGTAAACCGTCTGACAATATCATCATCGGCACATTAGACGGTACTAGAGTAGCCTTTTTAGCTCGTCATGGTACAAATCATCATCTACTACCTACCGAGTTACCTTTTCGGGCAAATATTCATGCCATGAAACAATTAGGAGTTGATTATATTATCTCCGCTTCCGCTGTTGGCTCATTACAAGCAGAAATAAAACCCCTTGATTTTGTAATACCTGACCAATTTATCGATCGCACTTCCCAACGTACTGCCACTTTTTTCGGAGAAGGCATTGTCGCCCACATTGGTTTTGGAAATCCCGTCTGTAAAAAATTAGGAGATACCCTCGCCCAAGCCATTAAAAAACTCAATTTTCCTGATGTTGACCTCCATCAAGGTGGTACTTATGTATGTATGGAAGGACCTGCTTTTTCTACCATCGCCGAATCAAATTTGTATCGTAGTTGGGGAGCGAGTATTATTGGCATGACCAATTTAACCGAAGCAAAACTTGCCAGAGAAGCAGAAATTGCCTACGCTACCCTTGCCCTTGTCACTGACTATGACTGTTGGAATCCAGACCATGACCATGTTACTGTGGAAACAGTGATTAATAACTTACATCAAAACGCCACTAATGCCCAAAAAATAATTAGGGAAACGGTGAAGTTAGTCACAGCGAATCCCTTTGAATCCGAAGCTCATTCTGCCCTCAAAACTTCTATTTTTACTCCCCTAGATAAAGCCCCAGAGGCAACGAAACAAAAGTTATTACCTATACTCAGAAAATATCTTTAG
- the map-2 gene encoding methionine aminopeptidase, type I — protein sequence MRIFKNLLFAKPKTKGLPPMEKTGKGIQIKNEAEIAIMRQSAKIVATVLKEVQEIAQAGMTTADLDEYAEKRIREMGATPSFKGYHGFPASICACINEEVVHGIPSPKKVIKMGDIVKVDTGAFYDGFHGDSCVTFPVGKVKRSTRKLLEVAETAMYKGIEQVKAGNYLMDIAEAVQDYVEVHGYTVVENFVGHGVGRKLHEEPSVFNVRTDDLPNVRLKAGMTLAIEPIINTGSKYTRLMGDRWTVVTKDNQLSAQFEHTVLVTDTGYEILTDRTLI from the coding sequence ATGAGAATTTTTAAAAATTTACTTTTTGCCAAGCCCAAAACCAAAGGATTACCCCCCATGGAAAAAACAGGTAAGGGTATTCAAATTAAAAATGAAGCGGAAATTGCAATTATGCGACAATCTGCCAAAATTGTGGCAACGGTATTAAAGGAAGTTCAGGAAATTGCTCAGGCGGGAATGACGACGGCGGATTTAGATGAGTATGCGGAAAAACGCATCAGGGAAATGGGGGCAACTCCTAGTTTTAAGGGTTATCATGGTTTTCCTGCTTCTATTTGTGCTTGTATCAATGAGGAGGTTGTCCATGGTATCCCTAGCCCGAAGAAGGTAATCAAGATGGGGGATATTGTGAAGGTTGACACAGGCGCTTTTTATGATGGTTTTCACGGGGATTCTTGTGTTACTTTTCCGGTGGGTAAGGTAAAGCGTAGTACCCGTAAACTATTGGAAGTGGCGGAAACTGCTATGTATAAGGGCATTGAGCAGGTAAAAGCTGGTAATTATTTAATGGACATTGCCGAGGCGGTGCAAGATTATGTAGAAGTCCATGGTTATACGGTGGTGGAGAATTTTGTAGGCCATGGGGTAGGTAGAAAACTTCATGAAGAGCCTTCGGTATTTAATGTGCGCACTGATGATTTACCCAATGTACGGTTAAAGGCAGGGATGACTTTGGCGATTGAACCTATTATTAACACTGGATCTAAGTATACCAGATTAATGGGCGATCGCTGGACGGTGGTGACAAAGGATAATCAGTTATCGGCCCAATTTGAACATACTGTGTTGGTTACCGACACTGGTTATGAAATTTTAACCGATCGCACTTTAATATAA
- the cruP gene encoding lycopene cyclase CruP has translation MNLNILGNNQKNLSFADQFWHNFRNNNESINKVIYEEKESLNETDFDVVICGGTLGIFLATTLTLKGYKVAVVEKGVLQGREQEWNISRHELSCLMELDLLTEKELEEIIFTEYNPARVSFYKGYELWVKDVLNIGVSPRLLLAKVKDKFLELGGILLEKKPFISATIYDDGVKIELDNQTISSRLLIDAMGHFSPIAKQARQGQKPEGVCLVVGSCGDGFEKNDTGDLIATISPIENRCQYFWEAFPAKDGRTTYLFTYVDAHPDRISLTDLTQEYLRLLPEYQNIDLGAIAFKRFLFGFFPSYSNSPLKMPWQRILAIGDSSGSQSPVSFGGFGSMMRHLPRLNEAINEALKTDSLSPKDLHLIQPYQPNISVTWLFQKTMSVGIDKNYSPNQINDLMSGVFKVMDRMGDDVLKPFLQDVVQFSGLAKTLPLVNPLLVLPLLPQVGLPVFADWFKHFTNLGLFTGLYPLAKSFKSLESTMNEQQLYYYHRYLDMWKYGAGKDN, from the coding sequence ATGAACTTAAATATTCTTGGCAATAATCAAAAAAATCTTAGCTTTGCAGATCAATTTTGGCATAATTTTCGTAACAATAATGAGTCTATTAATAAAGTAATTTATGAGGAGAAAGAATCTCTTAACGAAACAGACTTTGATGTAGTTATTTGTGGAGGTACTTTAGGCATATTTTTAGCCACAACCCTCACATTAAAAGGCTATAAAGTGGCTGTGGTTGAAAAAGGAGTTTTACAAGGTAGGGAGCAAGAATGGAATATCTCTCGCCATGAATTAAGTTGTTTAATGGAGTTAGATTTACTAACTGAGAAAGAGTTAGAAGAAATCATATTCACTGAATATAATCCCGCTAGGGTTAGTTTTTATAAAGGTTATGAGTTGTGGGTAAAAGATGTTTTAAATATAGGAGTTAGTCCTAGATTATTACTAGCAAAAGTTAAAGATAAATTTTTAGAATTAGGGGGAATTTTATTAGAAAAAAAACCTTTTATTTCTGCCACTATTTATGATGATGGAGTAAAAATAGAGTTAGATAATCAAACTATATCTAGTCGATTGTTAATTGATGCCATGGGGCATTTTTCTCCCATTGCGAAACAGGCTAGACAGGGGCAAAAACCCGAAGGGGTGTGTTTAGTGGTGGGGAGTTGCGGTGATGGTTTTGAAAAGAATGATACAGGGGATTTAATTGCAACGATTTCCCCCATTGAAAATAGATGTCAGTATTTTTGGGAGGCTTTTCCAGCCAAGGATGGACGCACTACCTATTTATTTACCTATGTGGATGCCCACCCTGATAGAATTAGTTTAACGGATTTAACCCAAGAGTATCTTAGACTATTACCAGAATATCAAAATATTGACCTAGGGGCGATCGCCTTTAAACGTTTTCTATTCGGGTTTTTCCCTTCCTATAGTAACAGCCCCCTGAAAATGCCATGGCAAAGAATATTAGCCATCGGAGACAGTAGCGGTAGCCAATCCCCCGTCAGTTTTGGCGGTTTTGGCAGTATGATGCGTCATCTTCCCCGCCTGAATGAAGCCATAAACGAAGCCCTAAAAACCGACAGTTTAAGCCCAAAAGACTTACACCTAATTCAACCCTACCAACCCAACATATCCGTTACTTGGTTATTCCAAAAAACCATGAGTGTGGGTATTGATAAAAACTATTCCCCCAATCAAATCAACGATTTAATGAGTGGAGTATTCAAAGTGATGGATAGAATGGGAGACGATGTTTTAAAACCATTTTTACAAGATGTTGTACAATTTTCAGGATTAGCCAAAACCTTACCCCTCGTTAATCCCCTTCTGGTTTTACCCCTTTTACCCCAAGTGGGTTTACCTGTTTTCGCCGATTGGTTTAAACATTTTACTAACCTAGGACTTTTTACCGGTTTATACCCCCTTGCTAAGTCTTTTAAATCTCTAGAGTCAACCATGAATGAGCAACAACTTTATTATTATCATCGTTACCTAGATATGTGGAAATATGGGGCAGGAAAGGATAACTAA
- a CDS encoding NdhI maturation protein, producing MTIITINNQHIEKLDLSPVSTMVEEWEKGEGVLSAEQQIKFKIDYTLPENDPRELSEIPEIRLWFIALNARYPWFPILLNWREGELARYTAMVVPHEFKRTEGIQYNPEALDIFIMGKVFTLHQWLKSQGVTGNSRLKAMAQIFGYDLDDSFFALLG from the coding sequence ATGACCATTATCACTATCAACAATCAACATATTGAGAAATTAGACTTATCCCCCGTTAGTACCATGGTAGAGGAATGGGAAAAAGGAGAAGGGGTATTATCCGCCGAGCAACAAATTAAATTTAAAATTGATTATACCTTGCCTGAAAATGACCCTAGGGAGTTATCCGAAATTCCTGAAATTCGCCTTTGGTTTATAGCCCTCAATGCCCGTTACCCTTGGTTTCCTATCCTTCTCAATTGGCGTGAGGGGGAGTTAGCCCGTTATACTGCTATGGTTGTACCCCACGAGTTTAAACGGACAGAGGGCATACAATATAATCCTGAGGCGTTGGATATTTTTATAATGGGCAAAGTTTTTACTCTCCATCAATGGTTAAAATCTCAGGGAGTGACTGGTAATTCTCGTTTAAAGGCCATGGCTCAAATTTTTGGCTATGATTTAGATGATAGCTTTTTTGCCCTTCTTGGTTAA
- the yidD gene encoding membrane protein insertion efficiency factor YidD, whose protein sequence is MILLIRGYRAFISPLFPPSCRFQPTCSAYALEAIALHGTIKGSYLAIKRILKCHPFHPGGYDPVPCSHDHDVK, encoded by the coding sequence TTGATTTTACTAATTAGGGGGTATCGTGCTTTTATTTCCCCTTTGTTTCCTCCTAGTTGTCGGTTTCAGCCCACTTGCTCGGCCTATGCCCTGGAGGCGATCGCCCTTCATGGTACAATTAAAGGGAGCTATTTAGCTATAAAAAGGATCTTAAAATGTCATCCTTTTCACCCTGGGGGATATGACCCTGTACCATGTTCCCATGACCATGATGTAAAATGA
- a CDS encoding Phycocyanin alpha phycocyanobilin lyase-related protein NblB, with translation MSIVNLQEISDNLESSNSKDRLLALASLRQVDAEDAVPLIKKVLDDEVLPVRSMAVFALGVKKTEECYPILVKLLESDPDYGIRADAAGALGYLNDIRAFDALVRAFYEDTQWLVRFSAAVSLGNLGDIRAKQVLLAALRSGETVLQQAAISALGEIKAEDCVGDILDFAQSEDWLIRQRLAESLGNFNTEKSISALKYLAKDAHQQVSQAANYSLQKLGENS, from the coding sequence ATGAGTATAGTTAATTTACAAGAAATATCGGATAACCTAGAAAGTAGTAATTCAAAGGATCGTTTATTGGCACTGGCTTCCCTAAGACAAGTGGATGCTGAGGATGCTGTACCTTTAATTAAAAAAGTCCTTGATGATGAAGTGTTGCCCGTGCGCTCGATGGCTGTATTTGCCTTGGGGGTAAAGAAAACTGAGGAATGTTACCCTATTCTAGTCAAATTATTAGAAAGTGATCCTGATTACGGTATTCGGGCGGATGCGGCAGGCGCTTTGGGCTACCTGAATGACATCAGGGCTTTTGATGCTTTGGTAAGGGCTTTTTATGAAGATACCCAATGGCTAGTAAGGTTTAGTGCGGCGGTATCCTTGGGCAATTTGGGAGATATTCGGGCAAAACAAGTATTATTGGCAGCCCTCAGAAGTGGGGAAACGGTACTACAACAAGCAGCTATTTCTGCTTTGGGCGAAATTAAAGCCGAAGATTGTGTGGGAGACATTTTAGATTTTGCTCAATCGGAAGACTGGTTAATTCGTCAAAGATTGGCTGAATCTTTAGGTAATTTTAATACAGAAAAGAGCATTTCTGCCCTAAAATATTTAGCGAAAGATGCCCATCAACAAGTATCTCAGGCTGCTAATTATTCACTACAGAAACTAGGAGAAAATAGTTAA
- the rumA gene encoding 23S rRNA (uracil-5-)-methyltransferase RumA gives MIRQGELVEIDIEDVSSDGNGVGKIDSQVVFIPHTVTGDRISAKLIKVKKKYAEGRLEKVITPSQHRIRPRCIVADKCGGCKWQHIDYQHQLEIKKNQVKETLTRIGGFTDFEVEDILADTELAYRNKASYPFGVSQNGTLKAGYYREGSHQIVNLNQCPIQDERLNPLLAEIKQDLQELGIPVYDETTRKGILRHLCFRIGKNTGEILITIVISKPSNFKLAEQAPLWLERYPNVVGVTLNYNPKPNNVIFGEETELLAGRLYLKEEFAGLTLTLRTETFFQVNTTVAESLFQWVIDTLDFQGNETVIDLYCGIGTLTLPIAKKVNNVIGIEFDKVAIELANHNATINDIENTRFVVGKSEVIFPELTITADVVILDPPRKGCQPEVIESLGKMKPAKIVYISCHPATLARDLKLLCENGDYHIEKVKSADFFPQTTHVETAVILTLK, from the coding sequence ATGATTAGACAAGGTGAGTTGGTAGAGATTGATATAGAAGATGTTAGTAGTGATGGTAATGGGGTAGGAAAAATTGATTCTCAGGTTGTTTTTATTCCTCATACGGTTACGGGCGATCGCATTTCGGCTAAACTGATAAAAGTAAAGAAAAAATATGCCGAAGGAAGACTAGAAAAAGTTATCACCCCTTCACAACATCGTATTCGCCCCCGTTGCATCGTGGCAGATAAATGTGGAGGTTGTAAATGGCAACATATAGATTATCAACATCAGTTAGAAATTAAAAAAAATCAAGTAAAAGAAACCCTTACTCGTATTGGCGGTTTTACTGATTTTGAAGTAGAAGACATTTTGGCAGATACAGAATTAGCCTATCGTAACAAAGCTAGTTATCCCTTTGGAGTATCCCAAAACGGCACTCTGAAAGCAGGTTATTACCGAGAAGGTAGCCATCAAATAGTTAACCTCAATCAATGCCCTATCCAAGATGAAAGACTAAACCCCCTCCTTGCAGAAATTAAACAAGATTTACAAGAGTTGGGAATCCCTGTCTATGATGAGACTACTAGAAAAGGCATCCTCCGCCATCTTTGTTTCCGCATCGGTAAAAACACAGGAGAAATTCTTATTACCATTGTCATCAGTAAACCCAGTAACTTTAAATTAGCAGAACAAGCTCCTTTATGGTTAGAGCGTTATCCTAATGTAGTAGGGGTAACATTGAATTATAATCCTAAACCTAATAATGTGATTTTTGGTGAAGAAACGGAATTATTAGCAGGGAGATTATATCTTAAAGAAGAATTTGCAGGATTAACCCTTACCCTACGCACGGAAACTTTTTTCCAAGTTAATACCACCGTGGCAGAGTCACTTTTTCAGTGGGTAATTGATACCCTTGATTTTCAGGGAAATGAGACAGTAATTGATTTATATTGTGGTATTGGTACTCTTACTTTACCCATTGCTAAAAAAGTAAATAATGTAATTGGTATTGAGTTTGATAAAGTTGCCATTGAGTTGGCTAATCACAATGCTACTATCAATGACATTGAGAATACCCGATTTGTGGTGGGTAAATCGGAGGTGATTTTTCCTGAATTAACTATTACTGCGGATGTAGTGATTTTAGATCCTCCCCGCAAGGGTTGTCAACCAGAGGTAATAGAAAGTTTAGGGAAGATGAAACCAGCCAAGATAGTTTATATTAGTTGTCATCCTGCCACCCTTGCCAGAGATTTGAAGTTGTTATGTGAAAATGGGGATTATCATATTGAGAAGGTAAAATCTGCGGACTTTTTCCCCCAAACTACCCACGTGGAAACCGCTGTTATTTTAACCCTTAAATAA
- the hisIE gene encoding bifunctional phosphoribosyl-ATP pyrophosphohydrolase / phosphoribosyl-AMP cyclohydrolase HisIE: MTTNLSMPFQQSIPLDEIAYNEKGLVAAIAQDHLDGTVLMMAWMNRESLQKTLHTGEAWYWSRSRQELWHKGATSGHIQKIKAIRYDCDSDALLLTIEQIGDIACHTGERSCFHQVDHSKSAPPADTLTELYKVICDRKNNPSEKSYTCSLFQGGDNKILKKIGEETAEVVMAFKDDNPAEIAGEVSDLLYHTLVALAHHNVDIREVYKKLDERRK; this comes from the coding sequence ATGACAACTAACTTATCGATGCCTTTCCAACAATCAATACCCCTCGATGAAATTGCCTACAACGAAAAAGGATTAGTAGCGGCGATCGCACAGGATCATTTAGATGGTACAGTATTGATGATGGCATGGATGAATAGAGAATCTTTACAAAAAACCCTCCATACTGGGGAAGCATGGTATTGGAGTCGCTCTCGTCAAGAATTATGGCACAAAGGGGCAACCTCTGGACATATTCAAAAAATAAAAGCCATCCGTTATGACTGTGATAGTGACGCTTTATTACTCACCATCGAACAAATTGGCGATATAGCCTGTCATACAGGGGAAAGAAGTTGTTTTCACCAAGTTGATCATAGCAAATCTGCACCTCCTGCAGATACCCTTACAGAATTATATAAGGTAATTTGCGATCGCAAAAATAACCCCTCAGAAAAATCCTATACCTGTAGCCTATTCCAAGGGGGAGATAATAAAATCCTCAAAAAAATTGGTGAAGAAACCGCCGAAGTAGTCATGGCTTTCAAAGACGACAACCCCGCCGAAATAGCAGGGGAAGTCAGCGATTTGTTGTACCATACCCTCGTCGCCCTCGCCCATCACAATGTTGATATTAGGGAAGTTTATAAAAAACTAGACGAAAGAAGAAAATAA
- a CDS encoding serine/threonine protein kinase, with product MNITCSRPYCKHPINSFGELKNASLLKTVQQKYCISCGMPLILAGRYLPTRLLGKGGFGAAYLAVDRYSPTMRKCVVKQFQPEGDFGEAELAVALELFDREALVLDNLGNRHPQIPDLFAYFPLIVPGTVNGKKQGEEQYFYLVQEYIDGQDLEQELLQKGAFSEQEITEILKEVLKILTFVHENGSIHRDIKPSNIMRNREGLLYLLDFGAVKMVTSHTPNPQSKSTGIYSMGFAPPEQMAGAQVFPSTDLYALAVTCVSLLTAKPTTDLYDAYSNTWQWRKYVTVGDRLALTLEKMLQHNPAKRFQSAKDALKIIDPQGQRAVNVSSVAPQPTVKPPATTNTSPSTYEPKPINVEPIEPTKQGIQPVEKPPKPVKEKKSRAPLPVASILRGVGFWAFEGVLVAIAITSALATFSMGVQMGVLGGIMGLLILLLWKKVIEKWDLLFVAAASMALIYFIPLLHSSLFTLLNLPLLALFILPPISALISIFVISILLFILSLLRKFV from the coding sequence ATGAATATCACCTGTTCTCGCCCTTATTGTAAACATCCGATAAATAGTTTTGGCGAATTAAAAAATGCCTCTCTACTAAAAACAGTACAACAAAAATATTGTATTAGTTGCGGTATGCCATTGATTTTGGCAGGAAGATATTTACCCACAAGATTACTTGGAAAAGGGGGATTTGGGGCGGCATATTTGGCGGTGGATAGATATAGCCCCACCATGAGAAAATGTGTGGTGAAGCAGTTTCAGCCAGAGGGAGACTTTGGAGAGGCTGAGTTGGCAGTGGCTTTGGAATTGTTTGATAGGGAAGCCCTTGTGTTAGATAATTTGGGTAATCGTCACCCCCAAATTCCTGATTTATTTGCTTATTTTCCTTTAATTGTACCGGGTACTGTTAATGGTAAGAAACAAGGGGAAGAGCAATATTTTTACTTGGTGCAGGAGTATATTGATGGGCAAGATTTGGAACAAGAATTATTACAAAAGGGTGCTTTTTCTGAACAGGAAATTACGGAAATTTTAAAAGAAGTTCTCAAAATATTAACCTTTGTCCATGAGAATGGCTCGATTCATCGTGATATAAAACCATCAAATATCATGCGTAATCGTGAAGGATTGCTTTATCTTCTTGATTTTGGGGCGGTGAAGATGGTAACAAGTCATACCCCCAATCCTCAGTCAAAATCTACTGGTATCTATTCTATGGGTTTTGCACCCCCTGAGCAAATGGCCGGGGCGCAGGTGTTTCCTTCTACGGATTTATATGCTTTGGCGGTAACTTGTGTCAGTCTTTTGACGGCGAAACCAACGACGGATTTATATGATGCTTATAGTAATACATGGCAGTGGCGCAAGTATGTTACAGTTGGCGATCGCCTCGCTCTCACCTTAGAAAAAATGTTGCAACATAACCCAGCCAAAAGGTTTCAGAGTGCCAAGGATGCTTTGAAAATTATCGACCCCCAAGGACAAAGAGCCGTGAATGTTTCTTCTGTTGCCCCTCAGCCCACCGTAAAACCCCCCGCAACCACAAATACAAGTCCCTCTACGTATGAACCCAAACCTATCAATGTTGAGCCTATAGAGCCTACAAAACAAGGTATTCAACCTGTGGAAAAACCACCAAAACCTGTAAAGGAGAAAAAATCCCGAGCTCCCTTACCTGTAGCTTCTATCCTAAGAGGAGTAGGTTTTTGGGCTTTTGAGGGGGTATTAGTGGCGATCGCCATTACCAGTGCATTAGCTACTTTTTCCATGGGAGTACAGATGGGGGTTTTAGGAGGAATAATGGGTTTATTAATTCTTTTACTCTGGAAAAAAGTTATTGAAAAATGGGATTTACTATTTGTAGCAGCAGCTAGTATGGCTTTAATTTACTTTATTCCTTTGCTTCATAGTTCGTTATTCACCCTGTTAAATTTACCCTTATTAGCTCTATTTATCTTACCCCCTATTAGTGCATTAATAAGTATATTTGTTATTAGTATATTATTATTTATTTTGTCACTTTTAAGAAAGTTTGTTTAA